Genomic window (Bradyrhizobium sp. 186):
CGCGATCTCATGCGGGATCGGCTTTGGCGCACCGGCGGCTTCGGCGAGCAGCTGGGCGCGCGCTGCATTGTCCATGGCGATGTACCACCAGGCGGCGGCCTCGATGGTCGGTCCCACCGTGAGCAGGCCGTGATTTTGCAGGATCGCGGCCTTCTTCGAACCCAACGCCTGCGCGATCTTGCGGCCCTCTTCAGCCTCCAGCACGACGCCGGAGAAGGGATCGAACAGCACGTGGTCCTCGTAGAAGGCGCAGGAGTCCTGCGTCAGTGGATCGAGCAGTCGGCCGAGCGCCGACCAGGCCTTGCCGTAAGTCGAATGGGTGTGGGCGGCCGCGATCACTTCGGGATGCGCAGCATGGATCGCCGAATGAATCACGAAGCCGGCCTGGTTGATCGGCTTGTCGCCGATCAGGATGTTGCCGTCGTGATCGACGAGCTGGAGGTCGGACACCTTGATCTGGCTGAAATGCTTCGACAGCGGGTTGATCCAGAAGCGTTCGGGGAACTCCGGATCGCGCACGGTGACGTGGCCTGCGAGGCCCTGATCGAAGCCATAGCGCGAGAACAGGCGGAACGTCGCGGCAAGCCGCTGCTTGCGGTGCAGCCGTTCCTCTTCGAACGAAGCGGCCGGCGTACGTTCGACCAGCGAATATTTCCTGGGCTTCGCGATGAACTTGTTCATTGTTGTGGCTCCTTTAGTATTCGAGGTTCCTGTCGAAGACGTCGGCCAGCGGCACGCCATGCGCATAGGCGTCGAGGTTGACCAGCGTCTTATCGGCCAGACGCTTGACGTCCTCTCCTCCCGTCCACGAGACGTGCGGGGTCAGGACGACCTTGGGATGGCTATAGATCGGATCACCATCCAGCGGCGGCTCCGGATCCGTCACATCGAGCGTGGCGCCCGCAATTTTTCCGTCGTCGAGCGCTTGCAGCAGGGCGGCCTGGTCGATGATCCGGCCGCGCGCGACATTGATCAGATGCAGCGATGTCTTGGCTCGTGCGAGCACGTCGGCGTTGATCAGACGGGCCGTCTTCGTCGTCGCCGGCAGCGCAAGGACGAGATGGTCGGAGACTTCGACCAGTTGCTCGATGCTGTCGACGGGCTGGATGCCCGGAAGGAGATATGGCCAGGCCGAGCGTCGCAAAACGCTGATGTTGACACCGAACGGCTTGACGCGCTCGACGACGGCGCGGCCGATGGCGCCGAAGCCCGCGATGCCGACCGTCTTGCCACCGAGTGAGCCGAGCTGGGTAATCTTCCATTGCTCGCGGCTGCGCGGCCGGATGTCGTGTATCCGCTTTTCGAAGCCCAGGATTGCCGCGAGGACATATTCTGCGATCGGATCGGCCGAGATGCCACGGCCGACCGTGACCACGGGACCGTCGAGCAGCCACGCCGGAAAGAAATCGACTCCCGTCGATGCGGTCTGGATCCAGCGTAGGCCGAACGGCCAACCCGCAGGCTTGTCCGCGGGCGCCTTATGCCAGCCCGCCAGCGGCCGCGTCAGCAGCACGTCGGCCTCGGGAGTGACCTCCCACGACGCGCGATCGGCGGGATGATCGATGATCATCGGGCGCGACCAGTGATCGACCAGCGCGGCACGAATTTCCGCACCCAGCTGATTGACGATGATCGGCGATCGCACGCTGGTGGATGCATGCCTGCTTTCAATTCGGGGAGTGTTCATGTCACGCGTTCATGATCGCAACGAGGTCGACATGCTAGGCGGTTGCAGCAAGATAATCTTTTCAAAGATGGCTGGCCTCTTGCAACAACAGGACGATGCGCCTCGGCAAGGCATAAGAATTTATCTCTGGTGGCGGCACGCCGACCGCAATCGCGTTCGCGGCTTGACATTGCCATGAGCGATACGATCTTGAGCAACAATCAGGGAGGCTACCCATGAAGATACTCAACATCCTGACGCGGCGTTATTTGCCACTGGGTGAACTGGATGCGGCCGTCGCTTTCTATGAGGCTCTGATAGGTCAAAAGGCACGCCTTCGCTTCGATTATCCCGAGTACGACCTGAGACTGGCGCAGGTTGCATCAATCCTGTTCATCGCCGGAACCGAACAGAGCCTGAAGCGGTTCACCGCAACTCACATGACGTTCATGGTCGAGGATATTGATGCCTTCGCCGCCCACCTTCCGACGGTTGGTGCGATGGTGTTGGAAGCGCCCAAGCTGGCGCCGACCGGTCGAAACATGCTGGTGCGCCATCCAGATCAGACACTCGTCGAATATGTCGAGCATCGCGACAAACATCCGGCGGACGTACTGCCGTCGAGCCGGCCGCGTAGGACGACTGTTGCGAGCTGCCGCAGCCAGAGCGATTTGGTGGTTATTTCCTCCCGATGATGTCAAGCGGCTCCGCTTTCGCCTGTATCGCAGCCTCACCGGCGCGACGGAATACGGTTTCCATCAGCCACTGCTCGTTTGGAAAGCGATCGGACCATTCGTCCCAGCCGGAATGCTTGCGGTATTGGCCGAGACGGCCGGAGGCCACCACGTCCTCCGCATTCACAGCGACGCGTCGGTCGCAATCCGGCGCCACGTAGATCGCATCCGCCTGGCAATAGAGCTCGCACATGAAGCATGTCTGGCAATCCTCGACACGGGCGAGAACCGGCCGGCCGTCTTGCCCGGGATCGATTACATTGGCTGGACAGACCTCGATGCATATCCCGCAATCCGTACAGCGGTCCGCGACGATGAGCTCGATCATGATGCCACCTCGAATTGACCAGTTTTGGCACCCGCAGGTTCTCCATCGGCGGCGACCCAGACCTGATCCAGGCCGCCGCTGAGCAGACGGACCGCAAGTCCGGGATCCCGCGAAGGAAAATCCTCGCGGCGGTGGAGACCCCTGCTCTCCTTGCGCGTTGCCGCCGTGACGACGGACCAGCGTGCTGTTGCCAGCAGAGCCGCCGTCTCGCGCGAGGCGATTGTGCCTGTGTCCGCGTGATCGGCGAGCTCGGCCCACAAGCCCTCGAGCACGCGCATGGATGCCGCAAGTCCTTGGCCCGCTCGGAACAGATTCTTGTCGAACGGGTGCATTTCGGCGCGCACACCGTCGCGTAGCGCGGCGAGATCGATGGTCTTCGCGCCCTTGCGCGGCTCACGCCCGAGGCGGCCAAGCGGGCGAAGCCGGCTCCTGCCCGCCGTTGCGCTACGCGCTAGGCGTGCAGCAGCACGTCCGGCGAACACCCCTGACGAAAGCGCCCAGGCCGAGTTGACATTGCCGCCGCCGGAGATCGCGCCTGCGACCTTCTCGCGCGAAGCGTTGTCGCCGACGACGAACAGCCCGGGCACCGATGTCGCGCCATCGACATCGTGCACGCGTACCCCGCCGATGCCGCGAATGGTGCCGTCATTGTGCAAGGTGACTTCGAACCTCTCACGATAGGGATCGATACCCCAGCGATCGAACACCAGCGGTACGTTCGGCGAAATTGTATGCATCCGCGCCTTGATGTCGTCAGGCAGAC
Coding sequences:
- a CDS encoding class II aldolase/adducin family protein, which codes for MNKFIAKPRKYSLVERTPAASFEEERLHRKQRLAATFRLFSRYGFDQGLAGHVTVRDPEFPERFWINPLSKHFSQIKVSDLQLVDHDGNILIGDKPINQAGFVIHSAIHAAHPEVIAAAHTHSTYGKAWSALGRLLDPLTQDSCAFYEDHVLFDPFSGVVLEAEEGRKIAQALGSKKAAILQNHGLLTVGPTIEAAAWWYIAMDNAARAQLLAEAAGAPKPIPHEIASLTSRQVGTHKGGYFSFQPLWDWITEAEPDLFN
- a CDS encoding NAD(P)-dependent oxidoreductase, encoding MNTPRIESRHASTSVRSPIIVNQLGAEIRAALVDHWSRPMIIDHPADRASWEVTPEADVLLTRPLAGWHKAPADKPAGWPFGLRWIQTASTGVDFFPAWLLDGPVVTVGRGISADPIAEYVLAAILGFEKRIHDIRPRSREQWKITQLGSLGGKTVGIAGFGAIGRAVVERVKPFGVNISVLRRSAWPYLLPGIQPVDSIEQLVEVSDHLVLALPATTKTARLINADVLARAKTSLHLINVARGRIIDQAALLQALDDGKIAGATLDVTDPEPPLDGDPIYSHPKVVLTPHVSWTGGEDVKRLADKTLVNLDAYAHGVPLADVFDRNLEY
- a CDS encoding VOC family protein encodes the protein MKILNILTRRYLPLGELDAAVAFYEALIGQKARLRFDYPEYDLRLAQVASILFIAGTEQSLKRFTATHMTFMVEDIDAFAAHLPTVGAMVLEAPKLAPTGRNMLVRHPDQTLVEYVEHRDKHPADVLPSSRPRRTTVASCRSQSDLVVISSR
- a CDS encoding ferredoxin family protein encodes the protein MIELIVADRCTDCGICIEVCPANVIDPGQDGRPVLARVEDCQTCFMCELYCQADAIYVAPDCDRRVAVNAEDVVASGRLGQYRKHSGWDEWSDRFPNEQWLMETVFRRAGEAAIQAKAEPLDIIGRK